The genomic segment ACCGTGTCCAGGTCCTCCGACCTCAGCGCCTCCGCGACCAGTGCCCCGTACGCCCGCCAGGTGTCGGTCTCCTCCCCCGCCACGAGCAGCCCCGCGACCCCGAACATCGACGTCGTCGCCCAGGCGAGGGCGTCCTCGAACGACTCACGCTCCTCGTCCCCGTACTGCTCCTGGACCCGTCGCAGCAGCTCGACCGGTACGGCACCCGTGACTCCGCACCGCGCCAGGTCCACCGCCGCCCGGACCAGCAACTGCCCGCGCGGGTGGCTCGTCCGTGTCCCCTCACGCCGCCACTCGTCGAACAGCAGGTGCCCGACCGCGAAGTACGACGCCGCGCCCTCCTCGCCGCTCCACATGTACGCCGGGTAGGCGCGCGGGTCGTCGTGGGCCGCCAGGCGCTCCAGCTCGGCCTCGCTCCACCGGCGGGGCAGGTCCACCGTGCGGGCCATGGCTATGGCGCGGTCGCCGGGGGTGTCGCCGGAGCGGCGGCGGTAGTACTCGTCGGGACTCATCGTGCCGAGCAGGACCGCGCCCAGGCCGGTGAGCCGCGCCAACATCCTCGGGTCCAGGCCGTCTTCGCCGAGGTGGTCGGTCAACTCGTCGAGCCAGACGATGTACTGGCCGGGCTCGCCCTTCAGCGCGGCGAGCAACCCGCGCAGGTCCTCGCCGGGGTCCGGCGCGTACAGCCGGTGGCCCGCCAGACCCCGCACCCCGTGCCACGCGGTGTACGACTTGCCCGTGTACGGCTCCCCCAGGATCAGTACGAGACCACGGTGTGCGAGCTTGGCGCGCAGTTCCTCGTCACAGTCGCGGGGGACGTACGGCGGTACGTCGGGCTGGCCGGGTACGTGCTGGGTGAGCCGTACGCCGAACTCCAGCGGTTCGGCGTCGGTCACCGGCCGCCAGTCCGCGGGGGCGGGGATGTGGGCGTAGTAGTGGTGCTCCGCGGCGGTGACCCGGTCGTTGAACGTGGCGTCACGGAAGTCGACGTGGTCACCGGTGTACTGAGATCCCGTCAGGGTGTCGCCGCTGGTGCGGGCCTGGATGACGGGTGCGGTGAAGGTCCCGCCCGTGATCGCGTTGGTGATGTCGCCGCCGGCGGCGACGGAGCCGCTTCCGCCGGCCTCCACGGAGCGCTCGCCCCCGGTCCTGTCGTCCGACTCCCGTCCCACACAAGCCCCCACGCGTCGCGACCACCCGTAAGGACAACGGTACTAAGCGTGCAGCCCCTCAGCAGCCCGTACCGCGTCCCGGTACACCCGGGCCGCGGCGCGCAGCGCCGCCTCGGGGTCGACTCCGGCCGCCTCGGCTCGCACTGCCATCGCCAGCAGTTCGTAGCCGGGGCCCTCGCCGGCCGGGAGGGGAACGTCCAGGTTCGTCGCGCGCACCCGTGACGCCAGCTTCGAGGCGAGGGCGAGGCCGGGCTGGCCCAGGGGGATGCCGTCGGTCACCGACTCGCGTTGTTTCTCCACGGCCTTCGTGCGGAGCCAGTGTGCCTTGACCTCTTCCGGGGTCGTGGCCGTCGCGTCGCCGAAGACGTGGGGGTGGCGGTGGATGAGTTTGGTGATGATGCCGGCGGCCACGTCGTCGATGGAGAAGGGGGTGTCGGGGTCGTCCTCGGCGATGCGGGCGTGGAAGACGACCTGGAGGAGGACGTCGCCCAGCTCCTCTCGGAGTTCGTCGCGGTCGCCCTCCTCGATGGCTTCGACGAGTTCGTACGCTTCCTCGATGCCGTACTTGGCGAGGCCCTTGTGGGTCTGCTGGGAGGACCAGGGGCATTCGGCGCGGATGCGGTCCATGACCTGGACGAGGTCGAGGAGGCGGGCGCCGGGGAGGTCATAGGAGGCGGGGAGGAGCTCCAGGGACGGCATCCGGACCCGGCCGGAGCCGGCGAGGCGGGCGAGGCCGTCGGTGAGGTGGGGTTCGCCCTCGGCGGTGGCCACCACGACCACCGTGCGGTCGTCGGCGCAGGCGTCGACCAGTTCCTCCGCCGTCGGCGTCGCCCGCTCGACCGTGATGCCGGCCTCGCGGAGGTAGGGAAGCTGGGGGTGCGCCTCGTCCGCGCAGAGGACGCGGTCCGCCCCGTGCAGCGCCTGCCAGGCCGGCCAGGAGAGCAGGCCGGGGGCGACGCGGTGGCTGGTGGTGAGCAGGACGACTCGGCCGGGGCCGGTCTCGGGGGCCGGGGTGGCGGGGGCGCCGTCGGGGCGGTGTGCGTTCACCCCACGAACGTAACGCACGTCACGGACGACCCCCGAAGTTATCCACAGGCTGTGCCCTGCCGCACCCTGCTCTGCCGCGGCCCTGCTCTGCCGCGCCCTGCCGTGGGCCGGTGCCCCGAGTACCGGATCAGCGCACCGGCCCGCCGGCTACGCCGACTCCCGTGTCCCCGCCGCGGTGACGTCCTTCAGCCACGGTGTCTTGGCGTCCAGCAGGCCGACCCGGCCGGACGTCGGGTCGACGCCCCAGCTGCCGTAGCGCGGATTGAGGTCCACGTCGAGTTTCTTGGAGGCCTCGGAGAGGGCCTGCCAGAAGACCGTGCCGCCCTCCTGGGTGTTGAGGTCGGCGCCGAGGGCGGTGGAGAGTTTCTGGACCTCGACGTCGCTGCTGAGGCTCTCCTCCAGCTGTTCGGGGGCGACGCTGTAGCGCTGGAGGTAGGCCGCCTCCAGGGCCTCGGCGCCACCGGCCTCCTTTTCCAGGTCGGAACGGTACTGCTGGACTTCCTTGCGGGTGACGGTCACGCCGGCGTCGTCGAGCGCCTGGTCGAGGACCTTCTCCAGGACCATGCCGTTCAGGGTGTTGCGGGTCAGGGCGCCGCTCTGGGCGACGACCTGCTGGTACTGGTCCGCGTCCGTGATGGCGGCGCGCTGGGCGGCGCGCACTTCGTTCACCCGGTTCTCCAGTTGCGCGACCGTGATCCGGTCGGCCCCGACGACGGCCGCCGCGCCGGGATGCGCGTCACTTCCGCAGGCGGTGAGGAGCGGGGCCGCGGCGGTGATCGCGGCGGAGAGGAGGAGCGCGGTGCGACGGCGGCGGTGCAAGTGGGCCTCCCGAGGAGATTGTGCGGCGGTGCACAAAGTCTTGCGGTGATCGATGGTAGGCAGTGGCCCTGCTCTCGGCCAGCCATTCGACCAACGATTCACGCCGACTTCGGGCACCGTCGTACCGGGACCGAGCCACCACCGGCCCACGCGCGGCGCCGGGCGGCGACCGTCGCACCTTTTGTCCCACCATGGCCAGGATCGGCCGCCCGTGTCAGCCGCGCACCTGCCCCAGCCACTGCAGCGTGCGCCGGACCTCGCCCGCCAGCGGATGGCCCGGCCCCCGCAGCCGTTCCACATCGAGCAGCAGGCGGCCGAGGGTCTCGTGGGCGGCGCCGCGGTCGCCGAGGGCGAGGAGCAGGTGGCCTATGCGGCGGCGGACGTCGAGGGAGAGTTCGGGGTCGCCGCCGACGTACTGGTTCTCGTAGTACGGCAGCAGCGAGCGGTACTCGGCGAGGGCCGCGGCCGGTTCGCCGAGTTGTTCGAGGCACTGGGCGGAGTCGTAGCGGAAGCGCAGCGCCTGGGTGTCGGCCTGGCCGGCCTCGGTGGCGCGCTCGTCGGCGAGGCGGCGCAGCTCGGGCAGGGCGCGGCGGTACTGGCCGTCGTCCATGAGGGTGGCCGCGTACTGCTTGCGCAGGGTGCGGACGACCGGTGAGTGCTCACCGTGCTGGGCGGCGGCGGCCGGGAGGATCGCGCCGAGGATGTCGACGGCCTGGGTGATGCGGCCCTCGCCGAGGAGCCGCTTGACCTCGTCCACGGCGCCGGCCACGTCGGGCTTGTCGGCCGCGGGCGCGGGGTCGGGCGCGGCCGACGGCTGCGGCGCGGGTATGCGGGCCCGGTCCGGCCAGGGGGCGTGCGGACGCAGGAAGGGGCGCGTGGGGTCGAGCGGGGAGCCGGTGGGCATACCGCGCGCGGGGAGGAGCGGGAGGAGCTGCTCGTACGTCTCCTGCGCGGAGGACGGGCGGTGCTGCGGGTCCTTGGAGAGCAGCCGGAGGACCAGGGCCTCCAGGTTCTCGGGCACCTCGGGGCGCAGTCGGCGGACGGGGACCGGCGGCTCGTAGAGGTGGCGGTGCAGGACGCCGAGGGCCGTGGAGCCCGTGAACGGGACGTTCCCGCTGAGCAGTTCGTGGATCAGCACACCGAGGGCGTACAGGTCGGTGTACGGGCCGACCGCGCCGCCCATGGCCTGTTCGGGGGCCATGTAGGCGGGGCTGCCGATGGGCGAACCGGTGTGGGTCAGGCGGGTGGTGTCGGTGTCCATGACGGAGGCGACGCCGAGGTCGAGGACGGTGACGGTGCCGTCCTGCTTGACCATGACGTTCCGCGGCTTGAGGTCGCGGTGGATGATCGGTACCGCGTGCACGGCGGACAGCACGGCGCACAGCTGGGCGGCGACCGAGACGGTCCACTGCCACGGGTACGGGTCGTGCTCGGCGAGGTGGTCGGCGAGGTCGGCCCCGTCGACGTACTGCATGACGAGGAACAGCTCCTCGCCCTCGCTGCCGGCGTCGTGCACGGTCACCAGGCCGGGGTGGTCGACCTGGGCCGTGACGCGGCACTCGCGCACGAAGCGGCGGCGCAGCTCGTCGGCCTCCTGGCCCGCGACCTTGTCCGGGCGCAGCAGCTTGACCGCCACGCGCCGGTCGAGGCGCTGGTCGTACGCCGTCCACACCTGTCCCATGCCGCCCTGGCCGATGAGCGTGGACAGTTCGTAGCGGCCGGTGATCAGGCGTCCGGTCCCCTGCCCCTGGATCACCGGTCTCCTTCGTGGTTGCGCAGATAGTCACTGAGCTCGTCGAGCTCGGCGCGCACCTGGTCTATGCGGGCGGGCCCGGGGCGCTGCGGCTCCGGCCCGGGCTGCGGCTGCGCATGCTGCGGGGGCTGCGGGGGCTGGTGCTGAACGGGCGGCTGCGGGAGCGGCGGGGCCGGGGTGTAGGGCTGCGGGACCTGGACCGGCGGGTAGCTGTACCCGGTCTGCTGCGCGTACCCCGTGGTCTGGGCGTACGGCGACGGCGGGGCCGTCCGGGAGCGGCTGGAGTGGCGTATGTCCGCGGCCAGGTAGTACGCGACGATCGCGATCAGGCCGCCGAACAGCATCGACATGCCGACGTCGCCGCGCCAGGTGGTGAACTCTTCCTCGCCCGGGTCGGTGCCGATGATGTACAGCGTCGCGACGATGTGGACGACCGCGAGGGCGAACAGCCACCAGTCCAGGGTCCTGCGGGTCACCGAGGCGAGCCGCAGCAGGCACGCCCAGGCGAGCAGGCCACAGCTCATGACCGCGACCACCACGAAGATCACACGGAGTGTGACCTGGCCCCCTTGATCGGGGCCGGGGGGCGGTGTCGGCGCGTAGCCGTGGCCGTGCATGGCTGCTCCTGAGGGCCTGGTGAGAGCGAGTTGCGATGTCGTCCCGAGGGTATCGGTCGATCACGACATGACGTCCAGGGTTGTGGACAACCGTTGTAGTACCGCAGTGCTGGTCACGCCGCCCGAGGCGGAGCGGTTCCGTCCGGTAGACGGGATCGTGGAGGGAGTTGGCGGTGCCGGGCCGCCCTGACCACGAGGTCCGCCGCCTCAGTCCGGGGCGACCGTACCGTCCGTCAGTCCGTCGTACATGCCGCGCACCAGGCGTTCGCCGAGGCG from the Streptomyces sp. NBC_00310 genome contains:
- a CDS encoding tetratricopeptide repeat protein, whose product is MGRESDDRTGGERSVEAGGSGSVAAGGDITNAITGGTFTAPVIQARTSGDTLTGSQYTGDHVDFRDATFNDRVTAAEHHYYAHIPAPADWRPVTDAEPLEFGVRLTQHVPGQPDVPPYVPRDCDEELRAKLAHRGLVLILGEPYTGKSYTAWHGVRGLAGHRLYAPDPGEDLRGLLAALKGEPGQYIVWLDELTDHLGEDGLDPRMLARLTGLGAVLLGTMSPDEYYRRRSGDTPGDRAIAMARTVDLPRRWSEAELERLAAHDDPRAYPAYMWSGEEGAASYFAVGHLLFDEWRREGTRTSHPRGQLLVRAAVDLARCGVTGAVPVELLRRVQEQYGDEERESFEDALAWATTSMFGVAGLLVAGEETDTWRAYGALVAEALRSEDLDTVPDGVWWLLLDATEDGAPIDRAAVLDAARAALHRRFEAGDAELMFAFADRVGGEEHETLLRGAADAGHARAAEDWAARLLDTGDEMTALRYLHAAAESGSVTAAREVGRLHRAHAERWLRVAAESGDGRAAHELGKLLVGSGGTIEALRWYVKAFDAGHEAVAASLGTLMMNWNRPQDAEFWLRRGAALGDPLAVFNLAILLDHWTNHDEEVEHLLRRLLAEGYSVAPQALGSFLHRSGSHEEAEAVLTQAALRGSGEAAFLLGAFFLQAGAGDEATVWFRRAAQQGHYDAKMQLGELPSPPSDPPATVDE
- a CDS encoding nucleoside triphosphate pyrophosphohydrolase, giving the protein MNAHRPDGAPATPAPETGPGRVVLLTTSHRVAPGLLSWPAWQALHGADRVLCADEAHPQLPYLREAGITVERATPTAEELVDACADDRTVVVVATAEGEPHLTDGLARLAGSGRVRMPSLELLPASYDLPGARLLDLVQVMDRIRAECPWSSQQTHKGLAKYGIEEAYELVEAIEEGDRDELREELGDVLLQVVFHARIAEDDPDTPFSIDDVAAGIITKLIHRHPHVFGDATATTPEEVKAHWLRTKAVEKQRESVTDGIPLGQPGLALASKLASRVRATNLDVPLPAGEGPGYELLAMAVRAEAAGVDPEAALRAAARVYRDAVRAAEGLHA
- a CDS encoding SurA N-terminal domain-containing protein; this translates as MHRRRRTALLLSAAITAAAPLLTACGSDAHPGAAAVVGADRITVAQLENRVNEVRAAQRAAITDADQYQQVVAQSGALTRNTLNGMVLEKVLDQALDDAGVTVTRKEVQQYRSDLEKEAGGAEALEAAYLQRYSVAPEQLEESLSSDVEVQKLSTALGADLNTQEGGTVFWQALSEASKKLDVDLNPRYGSWGVDPTSGRVGLLDAKTPWLKDVTAAGTRESA
- a CDS encoding serine/threonine-protein kinase — encoded protein: MSTLIGQGGMGQVWTAYDQRLDRRVAVKLLRPDKVAGQEADELRRRFVRECRVTAQVDHPGLVTVHDAGSEGEELFLVMQYVDGADLADHLAEHDPYPWQWTVSVAAQLCAVLSAVHAVPIIHRDLKPRNVMVKQDGTVTVLDLGVASVMDTDTTRLTHTGSPIGSPAYMAPEQAMGGAVGPYTDLYALGVLIHELLSGNVPFTGSTALGVLHRHLYEPPVPVRRLRPEVPENLEALVLRLLSKDPQHRPSSAQETYEQLLPLLPARGMPTGSPLDPTRPFLRPHAPWPDRARIPAPQPSAAPDPAPAADKPDVAGAVDEVKRLLGEGRITQAVDILGAILPAAAAQHGEHSPVVRTLRKQYAATLMDDGQYRRALPELRRLADERATEAGQADTQALRFRYDSAQCLEQLGEPAAALAEYRSLLPYYENQYVGGDPELSLDVRRRIGHLLLALGDRGAAHETLGRLLLDVERLRGPGHPLAGEVRRTLQWLGQVRG